A genomic stretch from Haloarchaeobius amylolyticus includes:
- a CDS encoding DUF7266 family protein, with amino-acid sequence MTPNLPLSDDRGVSIAVTHVLTIGITTILITGLLVGASGLLQDERADAARDEMRTIGNRMATDIASVDRAADGTSSTMSVRSVHPSSVSGSTYTVHLKPGSVCAVYSNPCLVLNATSTDTTVYVPFNTSTTVTETRVSGGDIYIVYDGSDIKLASEPANPKLQPPGLPSVEVRA; translated from the coding sequence ATGACCCCGAACCTCCCCCTCTCCGACGACCGCGGCGTCTCGATAGCCGTCACGCACGTGCTCACCATCGGTATCACGACCATTCTCATCACCGGGCTGCTCGTGGGCGCCAGTGGCCTCCTGCAGGACGAACGCGCGGACGCGGCCCGCGACGAGATGCGGACCATCGGCAACCGGATGGCGACCGACATCGCGAGCGTCGACCGCGCGGCCGACGGCACCAGTTCGACGATGAGCGTCCGGTCCGTCCATCCCTCGTCGGTCTCGGGGTCGACCTACACCGTCCACCTCAAACCGGGGTCTGTCTGTGCGGTGTACTCGAACCCGTGTCTCGTGTTGAACGCCACGTCTACCGATACGACGGTGTACGTCCCGTTCAACACCTCGACCACGGTTACCGAGACACGGGTCTCGGGCGGTGACATCTACATCGTCTACGACGGGTCGGACATCAAACTCGCGAGCGAGCCGGCGAACCCGAAGCTCCAGCCGCCGGGACTTCCCAGCGTGGAGGTGCGAGCATGA
- a CDS encoding plastocyanin/azurin family copper-binding protein: MITDNDGSYFDPKGLLVEPGTTVRFVNDSGSHSTVAYHPDNGDQPLRIPEGATPWQSKAYSSTDAVFEHTFETEGVYDYYCTPHEMLGMVGRIVVGEPQGGPATTAPTDLPPAAKESFPSIDDILEKQRIAGP, encoded by the coding sequence ATGATAACGGACAACGATGGATCGTACTTCGACCCGAAGGGACTCCTCGTCGAACCAGGGACGACCGTTCGGTTCGTGAACGACTCCGGGAGCCACTCGACGGTTGCCTACCATCCCGACAACGGCGACCAGCCACTTCGCATCCCGGAGGGGGCGACGCCGTGGCAGTCGAAAGCGTACTCGAGCACCGACGCGGTGTTTGAGCACACGTTCGAGACCGAAGGGGTGTACGACTACTACTGCACTCCACACGAGATGCTCGGGATGGTCGGCCGTATCGTCGTCGGTGAACCACAGGGCGGTCCTGCAACGACTGCGCCGACAGATCTACCGCCGGCGGCAAAGGAGTCGTTCCCGTCGATCGACGACATCCTCGAGAAGCAGCGTATAGCCGGGCCCTGA
- a CDS encoding DUF7289 family protein, translated as MRTDGDRRAVSDVLAFVIVFSIIITSVGVVYGIGFSSLGEFQEGEQKTNAARAFQALSVSLDDIQSGAAPGRSGAIQLSEGTLQVEEQSQMTVEVGLSNGTTWTVATETTGSLQYSFENTDVAYENGAVFRKDGSASVMLEEPSFVCSDSSDQAVVSIVVLNGESNAIGGEVNAEIISRENSTSVLYPNISRGSSVTADNVTVDVPTTSFDQAWTRYFEDASGWEDPDGDGAYTCDAQSVVVRVTVIDVEFQ; from the coding sequence ATGAGAACTGACGGGGACCGACGCGCGGTCAGCGACGTGCTGGCGTTCGTCATCGTCTTCTCCATCATCATCACCTCCGTCGGCGTGGTCTACGGCATCGGGTTCAGCAGCCTCGGCGAGTTCCAGGAGGGCGAGCAGAAGACCAACGCGGCCCGTGCCTTTCAGGCACTCTCGGTGAGCCTCGACGACATCCAGTCCGGGGCAGCACCCGGCCGCTCCGGCGCGATTCAACTCAGTGAAGGCACCCTTCAGGTGGAAGAGCAGTCACAGATGACCGTCGAGGTCGGGCTCTCGAACGGGACCACCTGGACCGTCGCCACCGAGACGACCGGGTCGCTCCAGTACTCCTTCGAGAACACCGACGTCGCCTACGAGAACGGCGCCGTCTTCCGGAAGGACGGCTCCGCCAGCGTCATGCTCGAAGAGCCCTCGTTCGTCTGCTCGGACTCGTCCGACCAGGCCGTGGTCTCCATCGTCGTCCTCAACGGCGAGAGCAACGCCATCGGGGGCGAGGTCAACGCGGAGATCATCAGCCGCGAGAACTCGACGAGCGTCCTCTATCCCAACATCTCCCGGGGGAGTTCGGTCACCGCCGACAACGTCACCGTGGACGTGCCCACGACCAGTTTCGACCAGGCCTGGACCCGCTACTTCGAGGACGCGTCCGGCTGGGAGGACCCCGACGGCGACGGTGCCTACACCTGTGACGCCCAGTCTGTCGTCGTCCGGGTCACCGTCATCGACGTCGAGTTCCAGTGA
- a CDS encoding DUF7261 family protein, protein MVGLDDGPRSRAQLVLVGAVAIAFIILGIVVVFNTVLFTENVDSTGSGIAVDDSEAVERVSADTMGQIARYVNEGNMDRAGRDTLLSQNASNYSTLLQESYAQDSAALVDINYNQSNTKYGVRVFQTNTSDFYDDPDDTGSDNWHLTDSTPSEIVRFEMDLTRSQLSNQATDSFHIAVKGTNETGAEEWRVVRIYNDSGAGIDLAVAHGSGSAPGNWYDQMESPTSACNDMAVGSTFEVDVSEGTVEGTSCTFNFTDGIDYETGSEGYDIWFRDSENASGTYSFVLSEPGEFVSSAQYQEATGTPGSGQYYTDIVWRAGVTVEYDTPTISYRETFQSEPAYNTSR, encoded by the coding sequence ATGGTAGGCCTCGACGACGGCCCCCGGTCGCGGGCACAGTTGGTGCTGGTCGGCGCGGTCGCCATCGCGTTCATCATCCTCGGCATCGTGGTCGTGTTCAATACGGTGCTGTTCACGGAGAACGTCGACAGCACGGGCAGTGGTATCGCGGTGGACGACTCCGAGGCTGTCGAACGCGTGAGTGCAGACACGATGGGTCAGATAGCCCGATACGTGAACGAGGGAAACATGGACAGGGCGGGCCGGGACACGCTCCTCTCGCAGAACGCATCGAACTACAGTACCCTGTTGCAGGAGTCCTATGCCCAGGATTCCGCAGCGCTCGTCGACATTAACTACAACCAGAGCAACACCAAGTACGGCGTCCGGGTGTTCCAGACGAACACGTCGGACTTCTACGACGACCCGGACGACACCGGGAGCGACAACTGGCACCTGACCGACAGCACGCCCTCCGAGATCGTCCGGTTCGAGATGGACCTTACCCGGTCACAGCTGTCGAACCAGGCGACCGACTCGTTCCACATCGCGGTCAAGGGAACCAACGAGACCGGCGCCGAGGAGTGGCGCGTCGTCCGCATCTACAACGATAGCGGGGCCGGTATCGACCTCGCGGTCGCCCACGGGTCGGGTTCTGCTCCCGGCAACTGGTATGACCAGATGGAATCACCGACGTCTGCGTGCAACGACATGGCGGTCGGGTCGACGTTCGAGGTCGACGTCTCCGAGGGGACGGTCGAAGGGACCTCGTGTACGTTCAACTTCACCGACGGTATCGACTACGAGACCGGTTCCGAGGGCTACGACATCTGGTTCCGTGACTCGGAGAACGCGTCGGGGACCTACTCGTTCGTCCTCAGCGAACCCGGCGAGTTCGTCTCGTCCGCGCAGTACCAGGAAGCCACTGGCACGCCCGGCTCCGGCCAGTACTATACCGATATCGTCTGGCGTGCCGGCGTCACGGTCGAGTACGACACCCCAACCATCTCGTACCGCGAAACGTTCCAGTCAGAACCAGCGTACAACACCTCACGATGA
- a CDS encoding helix-turn-helix domain-containing protein: MVGTILAQIGVEAPAGCPLARASADIDSTVEHVAQTRTDATGDTVTEEFATDADISIDHPDVKQVFETDGRRVYRFDRTTDCPCVCACTERHGCPVFDVHASDGILYLTIHALDVDTVQAVVDDLHDQYEDIHVHNLTASGEYDTSDPVLVDRDALTDRQREVLETCHEMGYFDHDDGANATAVARELDIATSTFREHLNAAQRKLLDAVLGP; this comes from the coding sequence ATGGTCGGGACTATCTTGGCGCAAATCGGTGTCGAAGCACCTGCAGGCTGCCCGCTCGCACGAGCGTCCGCCGATATCGACTCGACCGTCGAGCACGTCGCTCAGACCAGGACCGATGCGACCGGCGATACAGTCACAGAAGAGTTCGCGACCGATGCCGACATCTCGATTGATCACCCCGACGTCAAGCAGGTCTTCGAGACCGACGGTCGGCGAGTCTATCGGTTCGACCGCACCACCGATTGCCCCTGCGTCTGTGCCTGCACGGAACGCCACGGCTGCCCAGTGTTCGACGTTCACGCCAGCGACGGTATCCTCTACCTCACCATCCACGCTCTCGACGTCGACACCGTTCAGGCCGTCGTCGACGACCTCCACGACCAGTACGAAGACATTCACGTCCACAATCTCACAGCCAGTGGTGAGTACGACACCAGCGACCCGGTACTCGTAGATCGCGACGCGCTCACTGACCGCCAACGAGAGGTCCTCGAAACCTGCCACGAGATGGGCTATTTCGATCACGATGACGGTGCGAACGCCACTGCAGTCGCTCGAGAGCTCGATATCGCGACCTCTACCTTCCGTGAACACCTGAACGCGGCCCAGCGCAAACTTCTCGACGCTGTGCTCGGTCCCTGA